The genomic interval CAGCGGGTCTTCGGGGAAGGAGCGTCCGGTCTGATTTTCCACCAGCTCCTTATACTTGTCGATGACGTTACGCAATGATTGGGCCGACAGCTCCTGGTCATACACAACGCCGGCACTTTCTTTTTCCTGGCTTAATATGTACTCAAATTCATGTTTAGGTATTTCCAGTACGACATCGGAAAACATCTGAATGAAACGACGGTAGGAATCATAGGCAAAGCGCAGGTTATTAGTGTTTTTGGCCACACTCTGCACCGTTGTTTCGTTAAGTCCGAGATTTAAAATAGTGTCCATCATGCCAGGCATGGAAAATACTGCGCCTGACCGTACGGAGACCAATAAAGGGTCGCCCGGATCGCCCAGTTTCTTACCGGACTTGCTTTCGACGAGCTTTAGCTTTTCCAGAATTTCTTCCCGCAAGCCATTAGGGAAGGACCCGCCGACCCGATAATAATCCCGGCATGCTTCTGTCGTGATGGTCATTCCACAGGGTACCGGCAGACCAAGATTGGTCATTTCCGCCAGATTGGCACCCTTGCCGCCAAGCAGAGACCGCATGTCGGCGCGTCCTTCGGTGAACATGTACACATAGTTTGACATTTACATCGCTCCTTTACGGTAGTAATCCAGCAGTTTGGCTGCTGTTTCTTCCATTGCTTTATTGGTTACGTCAATAATAGGGCAGCCTATTTTTCGCATAACCGAAAGAGCATAATCGATTTCATAAAAGATCCGTTCCGGGCTGGCATAGTCGGCAGCAGGAGATAGCCCCATCGTTTTTAACCGCTCTTTCCGTATTTCCAGCAAGAGTGGCGGTCTGATTGTCAGGCCGACGATTTTATTGGTCGGAATCTGGTAAAGCTCATCGGGTGGTGTTACGTCAGGCACCAGCGGAACATTGGCCATTTTGATTCCTTTATGGGCTAAATACATGCATAAGGGTGTCTTGGATGTCCGGGATATGCCAATCAGTACGAGGTCGGCCCGTAATAAGCCGCGAGGGTCCTTACCGTCGTCAAACTTGACGGCAAACTCAATAGCTGCCACTTTATTGAAATAATCTTTATCCACCTTCCGGATAATTCCCGGTTCGTTTTTTGGCTGCAGGCTGGTTTCCTTGCTGAAAGCGCTTAGCAGAGGCCCCATAATATCTACGTGAACAAGGTTTAGAGCGTGCAGTCTGGCCTCTAAGTAGGCTTTCAGCTCCGAGCCTACCAGTGTGTAGACGACAATGCCGCCGACCGCCTCCACTTCGGATAATACCTCGTCCACCTGCTCCTCCGAAGCAAGGAAAGGAATGCGCCGGATGTCCACGCGGCCCGAGCCGAATTGGCTGATGGCTGCTTTTACCACTATTTCACCGGTTTCGCCGATTGAATCAGACAGTATATGTACAATAGGTATTGTGTTCATGGTTCAAATATGCCTCCTTATATGCTATAACCGGTATCGGCCAGTTGGACAAAGAGCCTGGTTATATTGGTTTTGGTGAAACGTCCTACAACTTGTAATTTTTCTGTTTTGTCAACAACAACAACCTTGACTACCGGTAAAGCATCCACCTGATGGTTGAGAAGTTTTTTTGCAGCGTCCAGCACCGGTTCATCCGGGGTGGTGACAATAATATTCGGCATACGGGTCATGGCCACTTTTACAGGAAGTTCGGTAAGATTTCTATCACCCATACTGGCTTTCAGAAGATCTTTGCGGGAGACCACACCTTCCAGAAAGCCTCCCTCGGAAACAATCATAATTGTACTGACATCTTCGGTAAACATCGTTACGATGGCATTATAGACCGAACAGTTCTCCCGGATGACAACCGGTAAGGAATGAGCATCGCTGATTTGGATATTGCCTAATATGGTGGCAATATAGTCGGACGGAGTCTTATGCGTGTAGTAATAGCCGACCCGCGGCCTGGCTCCTAGTAGGCCGGACATGGTCAGTACGGCCAGGTCGGACCGCAAGGCTGCCCGGCTGAGACCGAGTTTATCGGCAATATCTTTCCCGGTAATAGGACCGGCTTGTTTTACTATTTCTAAAATATTGGACTGTCTGACTGTTAAATCGATGACGGTCACCTTCCTTTCCTGAATATGGCGCGATAATAAAAGATAAATCATTAATAATAGTACCATGATTTTGTTCGTGTGGCAATAAAAGGAATAAAATTTTATTTATTTACATAAATAATTAGCTTTAATAGCGGGTTTGCTTGACTAATGGTGTAGTTTTAAGGGGGATTATAGTATTTTATGATGACCAAGAATTTAGGGCATGTTTTTAAGCTATACTAAATCCGCTCTTACGGTTCCTTTAATGCGATGCTTGGTTAACATGTTTTAATAAGGTCACTATTCCTGTAAAAAATGTTACTTCGTCTGGCGCAAAAATCACTCACCAGGGATACTTTCACTAGTCTCAAAATATGCCTCAAGGGTCGTGTGGCAGGATTTTGTTGCTTTGGCGAGAATATTAAAAATAATATAAACGCAGTTGGCGGCAGCGAGGGAAGCTGCTTCTCTTTACAGCGTGCACCAAAGAACTGCTTTTAATTCGGTTCCCCTAGGAGG from Propionispora hippei DSM 15287 carries:
- a CDS encoding pyruvate, water dikinase regulatory protein, whose translation is MNTIPIVHILSDSIGETGEIVVKAAISQFGSGRVDIRRIPFLASEEQVDEVLSEVEAVGGIVVYTLVGSELKAYLEARLHALNLVHVDIMGPLLSAFSKETSLQPKNEPGIIRKVDKDYFNKVAAIEFAVKFDDGKDPRGLLRADLVLIGISRTSKTPLCMYLAHKGIKMANVPLVPDVTPPDELYQIPTNKIVGLTIRPPLLLEIRKERLKTMGLSPAADYASPERIFYEIDYALSVMRKIGCPIIDVTNKAMEETAAKLLDYYRKGAM
- a CDS encoding helix-turn-helix transcriptional regulator produces the protein MVLLLMIYLLLSRHIQERKVTVIDLTVRQSNILEIVKQAGPITGKDIADKLGLSRAALRSDLAVLTMSGLLGARPRVGYYYTHKTPSDYIATILGNIQISDAHSLPVVIRENCSVYNAIVTMFTEDVSTIMIVSEGGFLEGVVSRKDLLKASMGDRNLTELPVKVAMTRMPNIIVTTPDEPVLDAAKKLLNHQVDALPVVKVVVVDKTEKLQVVGRFTKTNITRLFVQLADTGYSI